In Capillimicrobium parvum, a genomic segment contains:
- a CDS encoding carboxyl transferase domain-containing protein, translating into MLTTHAHPGTPEFEANEAEHRRLLGELHERLARAALGGGERSRERHAARGKLLPRDRVERLCDPGAPFLELSPLAAEDLYDGDAPGAGIITGVGRVSGREVVVVANDATVKGGTYYPMTVKKHLRAQAVALANELPCVYLVDSGGAFLPLQDDVFPDREHFGRIFFNQATMSARGIPQIAAVLGSCTAGGAYVPAMSDETVIVREQGTIFLGGPPLVKAATGEVVTAEELGGGDLHARTSGVVDHLADDDDHALRIVRSIVATLGPKRPAPWERRPVTEPAVDPGTLYGAVPPDSRTPYDPREVIARTVDGSLLHEFKQTYGTTVVCGFAHIHGHPVGVIANHGILFSESALKAAHFIELCDQRGVPLLFLQNISGFMVGRDYEAGGIAKDGAKMVSAVATARVPKLTVIVGGSFGAGNYGMCGRAYDPRFLWMWPNARISVMGGEQAATVMETVGQAEAGAQLREQYEHQGNPYYSTARLWDDGVIDPLDTRRVLGLALGACANAPIGPRTVPVFRM; encoded by the coding sequence CTGCTGACCACCCACGCCCACCCCGGCACGCCCGAGTTCGAGGCGAACGAGGCTGAGCACCGCCGCCTTCTCGGCGAGCTGCACGAGCGGCTGGCCCGCGCCGCGCTCGGCGGCGGCGAGCGCTCGCGCGAGCGCCACGCCGCGCGCGGCAAGCTCCTGCCCCGAGACCGCGTCGAGCGCCTGTGCGATCCGGGGGCGCCGTTCCTCGAGCTCAGCCCGCTCGCCGCGGAGGACCTCTACGACGGCGACGCGCCGGGTGCGGGGATCATCACCGGCGTCGGCCGGGTGTCGGGCCGCGAGGTCGTCGTCGTCGCCAACGACGCGACCGTCAAGGGCGGCACGTACTACCCGATGACGGTCAAGAAGCACCTGCGCGCCCAGGCCGTCGCGCTGGCCAACGAGCTGCCGTGCGTCTACCTCGTCGACTCGGGCGGCGCGTTCCTGCCCCTCCAGGACGACGTCTTCCCCGACCGCGAGCACTTCGGCCGCATCTTCTTCAACCAGGCGACCATGTCCGCTCGCGGGATCCCGCAGATCGCCGCGGTCCTCGGCTCCTGCACGGCGGGCGGCGCGTACGTCCCGGCGATGAGCGACGAGACGGTGATCGTGCGCGAGCAGGGCACGATCTTCCTCGGCGGCCCCCCGCTCGTGAAGGCGGCGACCGGCGAGGTGGTGACGGCGGAGGAGCTCGGCGGCGGCGACCTGCACGCGCGAACCTCGGGCGTCGTCGACCACCTCGCCGACGACGACGACCACGCGCTGCGCATCGTGCGCTCGATCGTCGCGACGCTCGGGCCCAAGCGGCCCGCGCCATGGGAGCGACGGCCCGTGACGGAGCCCGCCGTCGACCCCGGCACGCTCTACGGCGCGGTCCCGCCCGACAGCCGGACGCCCTACGACCCGCGCGAGGTGATCGCCCGCACCGTCGACGGCAGCCTCCTGCACGAGTTCAAGCAGACGTACGGCACGACGGTCGTGTGCGGGTTCGCGCACATCCACGGCCACCCGGTCGGCGTCATCGCCAACCACGGCATCCTGTTCTCGGAGAGCGCGCTGAAGGCGGCGCACTTCATCGAGCTGTGCGACCAGCGCGGCGTGCCGCTGCTGTTCCTGCAGAACATCTCCGGGTTCATGGTCGGCCGCGACTACGAGGCCGGCGGCATCGCCAAGGACGGCGCGAAGATGGTGTCGGCGGTCGCGACGGCCCGGGTGCCGAAGCTGACGGTGATCGTCGGCGGGTCGTTCGGGGCGGGCAACTACGGGATGTGCGGCCGCGCGTACGACCCGCGCTTCCTGTGGATGTGGCCGAACGCGCGCATCTCGGTGATGGGCGGCGAGCAGGCGGCGACGGTGATGGAGACGGTGGGCCAGGCCGAGGCCGGCGCGCAGTTGCGCGAGCAGTACGAGCACCAGGGCAATCCGTACTACTCGACCGCCCGCCTCTGGGACGACGGCGTGATCGACCCGCTCGACACGCGACGGGTCCTCGGGCTGGCCCTCGGCGCCTGCGCGAACGCCCCGATCGGGCCGCGCACGGTGCCCGTCTTCAGGATGTGA
- a CDS encoding ATP-binding protein codes for MLVANRGEIAVRVMRTLRRLGIESVAVYSDADAGAPHVRAADAAVRLGPAPAAQSYLSVEKVIEAAQRTGAEAIHPGYGFLSERPALPEACAAAGIAFVGPGAEAMALLGDKVAAKEVAERAGVPIVPGLHRAALTDDEIGDWAAGQELPLMLKAAAGGGGRGMRVVRALGDLPEAVGAARREAMGAFGDDRLLVERYLERPRHIEVQVIADAHGTVLHLGERECSLQRRHQKVVEEAPSPVVDGELRMRMGEAAVALARSAGYVNAGTVELIAARDDPSSFYFLEMNARLQVEHPVTEAVCGLDVVELQLRVAAGEPLPLGQDDVRLDGHAIEARVYAEDPATGFLPSTGRIAGYREPSGVRVDSGVAAGSVVGSDYDPMLAKVIAHGPDRATALARLDHALGEMLVVGPTTNAAWLRALLRRPEVRTGELDTGLIERLGDEVAPPPPAADLAGVAVAALTGPPPTDDPWDARDGWRPGGARAVAHALLSGPDGPAMAALEPGAADRIARRGDGALLVCGDDGVARTIDVIGDGDAVWLVDAGVPTRWAPATDSAAQHHGSGSLEAPMPGVVLDVRAALGATVTEGDVLVVLESMKMELTVVAPAEGTVAELHVQPGDTVTRGQVMVVVE; via the coding sequence GTGCTGGTCGCCAACCGGGGCGAGATCGCCGTCCGCGTGATGCGCACGCTGCGGCGGCTCGGCATCGAGTCGGTCGCGGTCTACAGCGACGCAGACGCCGGCGCGCCCCACGTGCGTGCGGCCGACGCCGCGGTGCGGCTCGGGCCGGCGCCGGCGGCGCAGTCGTACCTCTCCGTCGAGAAGGTGATCGAGGCGGCGCAGCGCACCGGCGCCGAGGCGATCCATCCCGGCTACGGCTTCCTCTCCGAGCGGCCTGCGCTGCCCGAGGCATGCGCGGCGGCCGGCATCGCGTTCGTCGGTCCGGGCGCGGAGGCGATGGCGCTGCTCGGCGACAAGGTCGCGGCCAAGGAGGTCGCCGAGCGGGCGGGCGTGCCGATCGTGCCCGGCCTGCACCGGGCGGCGCTGACCGACGACGAGATCGGCGACTGGGCCGCCGGCCAGGAGCTGCCGCTGATGCTCAAGGCCGCGGCGGGAGGCGGCGGGCGCGGGATGCGGGTCGTGCGCGCGCTCGGCGATCTGCCCGAGGCGGTGGGTGCGGCGCGGCGCGAGGCGATGGGCGCGTTCGGCGACGACCGGCTGCTCGTCGAGCGCTACCTCGAGCGCCCCCGCCACATCGAGGTGCAGGTCATCGCTGACGCCCACGGCACGGTGCTGCATCTCGGGGAGCGCGAGTGCAGCCTGCAGCGCCGCCACCAGAAGGTCGTCGAGGAGGCGCCGTCGCCGGTGGTCGACGGCGAGCTGCGCATGCGGATGGGCGAGGCCGCGGTGGCGCTCGCGCGGTCGGCCGGATACGTGAACGCCGGCACGGTCGAGCTGATCGCCGCCCGCGACGACCCGTCGAGCTTCTACTTCCTCGAGATGAACGCCCGCCTCCAGGTCGAGCACCCGGTCACGGAAGCGGTCTGCGGCCTGGACGTCGTCGAGCTGCAGCTGCGCGTGGCGGCGGGCGAGCCGCTGCCGCTGGGCCAGGACGACGTCCGCCTCGACGGCCACGCGATCGAGGCGCGCGTCTACGCCGAGGACCCGGCCACCGGCTTCCTGCCGTCGACCGGGCGGATCGCCGGCTATCGCGAGCCGAGCGGGGTGCGGGTCGACTCCGGCGTCGCCGCCGGCTCGGTCGTCGGCTCGGACTACGACCCGATGCTGGCGAAGGTGATCGCCCACGGGCCGGACCGCGCCACCGCGCTGGCTCGCCTGGACCACGCGCTGGGCGAGATGCTCGTCGTGGGCCCGACGACGAACGCCGCCTGGCTGCGCGCGCTCCTGCGCCGGCCCGAGGTGCGCACGGGCGAGCTCGACACCGGCCTGATCGAGCGCCTCGGCGACGAGGTCGCGCCGCCGCCGCCCGCCGCCGACCTCGCCGGCGTCGCGGTGGCCGCGCTGACCGGCCCGCCGCCGACCGACGATCCGTGGGACGCCCGCGACGGCTGGCGCCCCGGCGGCGCGCGTGCGGTTGCGCACGCGCTGCTCAGCGGGCCGGACGGGCCGGCGATGGCGGCGCTCGAACCGGGTGCCGCGGACCGCATCGCGCGCCGCGGCGACGGCGCGCTGCTCGTGTGCGGCGACGACGGCGTGGCGCGGACCATCGACGTGATCGGCGACGGCGACGCCGTCTGGCTCGTCGACGCCGGCGTCCCGACCCGCTGGGCGCCCGCCACCGACTCGGCCGCTCAGCACCACGGGTCCGGGTCGCTCGAGGCGCCGATGCCCGGCGTCGTGCTCGACGTCCGCGCCGCGCTCGGCGCGACGGTCACCGAAGGGGACGTGCTGGTCGTGCTCGAGTCGATGAAGATGGAGCTGACGGTGGTCGCGCCCGCGGAGGGGACGGTCGCCGAGCTGCACGTCCAGCCGGGCGACACCGTCACGCGCGGCCAGGTCATGGTGGTGGTCGAGTGA
- a CDS encoding nucleotidyltransferase family protein produces the protein MDVCGAVLAAGAGRRFGAVKQLAPLGGRPLVQWAVDAACAAQALDEVVVVVGAHGDEVRGAIRPGRARVVSCAGWEEGLAASLRCAAGAAGDAAWLVVTLGDEPRMTAAAIDAVVAAARSAPADVAAVRGRWGERPGHPVALRRELLHAVGELRGDAGARELLARHVVLEVECGPAEASVDVDTPEDLRGLTS, from the coding sequence ATGGACGTCTGCGGCGCGGTGCTGGCCGCCGGCGCCGGCCGGCGGTTCGGCGCGGTCAAGCAGCTCGCCCCCCTCGGCGGCCGTCCGCTGGTGCAGTGGGCGGTCGACGCGGCGTGCGCGGCGCAGGCGCTCGACGAGGTCGTCGTCGTCGTGGGCGCGCACGGCGACGAGGTGCGCGGCGCGATCCGGCCGGGCCGCGCCCGGGTCGTCTCGTGCGCCGGCTGGGAGGAGGGCCTGGCCGCATCGCTGCGCTGCGCCGCCGGCGCCGCGGGCGACGCCGCGTGGCTCGTCGTCACGCTGGGCGACGAGCCGCGGATGACGGCGGCGGCGATCGACGCCGTCGTGGCGGCCGCGCGGTCCGCTCCGGCCGACGTGGCCGCGGTGCGCGGCCGGTGGGGCGAGCGTCCCGGTCACCCCGTGGCGCTTCGCCGCGAGCTGCTGCACGCGGTCGGCGAGCTGCGCGGCGACGCGGGCGCCCGCGAGCTGCTCGCCCGACATGTGGTGCTCGAGGTCGAGTGCGGGCCGGCGGAGGCGTCGGTCGACGTCGACACTCCCGAGGACCTACGCGGCCTCACATCCTGA
- a CDS encoding alpha/beta fold hydrolase, translating into MAIGTGSTMAEWDPALLRLLAARHRLILFDYAGVGRSSPLRGRRTSFAAMADQTARFMRAAGAPRADVLGWSMGGFVAQQLAIRHPSSVRRLVLAGTNPGGRCSVLGPRWAQEIDSGADSDADALKVLYPRTRSGRAEGGAFLRRLVRASASGEIPDDFRVPAATVRAQVAAEDPWLRSDANFSALGRVRAPALVAGGMRDVVVPPANVRRIARRIPGARLELYRGAGHAFLFGDRRRFARSVDAFLGPGGPAGHR; encoded by the coding sequence ATGGCGATCGGGACGGGCTCCACGATGGCCGAGTGGGACCCCGCGCTCCTGCGTCTGCTCGCCGCCCGCCACCGGCTCATCCTGTTCGACTACGCGGGCGTCGGGCGCTCGTCGCCCCTGCGCGGCCGCCGGACCTCGTTCGCGGCGATGGCCGACCAGACCGCGCGCTTCATGCGTGCCGCCGGCGCGCCCCGCGCCGACGTGCTCGGCTGGTCGATGGGCGGCTTCGTCGCCCAGCAGCTCGCGATCCGCCATCCGAGCAGCGTGCGCCGGCTCGTCCTGGCCGGGACGAACCCCGGCGGGCGGTGCTCCGTGCTCGGCCCGCGGTGGGCGCAGGAGATCGACAGCGGCGCCGACTCCGATGCCGACGCCCTGAAGGTCCTCTATCCCCGGACCCGCTCGGGGCGCGCGGAGGGCGGCGCGTTCCTGCGCCGGCTGGTGCGCGCGAGCGCGAGCGGTGAGATCCCCGACGACTTCCGCGTCCCCGCCGCCACCGTGCGCGCCCAGGTCGCCGCCGAGGACCCGTGGCTGCGCAGCGACGCGAACTTCTCCGCGCTGGGCCGCGTGCGCGCGCCCGCCCTCGTCGCCGGCGGGATGCGCGACGTCGTGGTGCCGCCGGCCAACGTCCGCCGCATCGCGCGGCGCATCCCGGGCGCCCGCCTCGAGCTCTACCGCGGCGCCGGCCACGCGTTCCTGTTCGGCGACCGGCGCCGCTTCGCCCGCTCCGTCGACGCGTTCCTCGGCCCGGGGGGCCCGGCGGGCCACCGCTGA
- a CDS encoding TetR/AcrR family transcriptional regulator, whose amino-acid sequence MPTKPSQPRLRARYDERRERVIATAAELFARRGYQATSIADLSEAAGLAVGGIYHYIDGKEQLLFAIFGQLMDPLLERADAIAAAGDAPEEKLRELVRAWVRHVADHRFHMLVFAQERHAVESDPRWQDVRRSRRAFEARLGAIIGDLDGRSGDRRLLALALLGMVNHMPTWYRPGGRLTPEAIADGYSDLVLDAIRA is encoded by the coding sequence ATGCCCACGAAGCCGAGCCAGCCCCGCCTCCGCGCGCGCTACGACGAGCGCCGGGAGCGGGTCATCGCGACCGCGGCCGAGCTGTTCGCCCGGCGGGGCTACCAGGCGACGAGCATCGCCGACCTCAGCGAGGCGGCCGGGCTCGCCGTCGGCGGCATCTACCACTACATCGACGGCAAGGAGCAGCTGCTGTTCGCGATCTTCGGACAGCTCATGGACCCGCTGCTGGAGCGCGCGGACGCGATCGCCGCCGCCGGCGACGCGCCCGAGGAGAAGCTGCGCGAGCTGGTGCGCGCCTGGGTGCGGCACGTCGCCGACCATCGCTTCCACATGCTCGTCTTCGCGCAGGAGCGCCATGCGGTCGAGAGCGATCCGCGCTGGCAGGACGTGCGCCGCAGCCGCCGCGCGTTCGAGGCCCGCCTGGGCGCGATCATCGGCGACCTCGACGGCCGGTCCGGCGACCGGCGCCTGCTCGCGCTCGCCCTGCTCGGCATGGTGAACCACATGCCGACGTGGTACCGCCCGGGCGGCCGGCTGACGCCCGAGGCGATCGCCGACGGCTACAGCGACCTGGTGCTCGACGCGATCCGCGCCTGA
- a CDS encoding AMP-binding protein codes for MSDPAYAHGVYDVPLIGQTIGANLESTAARFADREAFVSCAQGVRLTYAELDAAVDRLATGLLDRGIGHGDRVGIWAPNCVEWALVQYATAKAGAILVNVNPAYRTHELAYALRQSGVRMLVSAQAFKSSDYVAMVDEVAGDLPALEETVFLDGDAWRELAATAADRGRIAERMAQLTFDDPINIQYTSGTTGFPKGATLSHHNILNNGFFVGELLGCTEADRICIPVPFYHCFGMVMGNLAATTHGACMVVPAPSFEPGATLRAVAQERCTALYGVPTMFIAELADPSFAEHDLSSLRTGIMAGSPCPVEVMRRVVDEMHMDEVAICYGMTETSPVSTQTRAGDPLDLRVSTVGRPGPHVEIKVVDPDTRLTVGRGETGELCTRAYSVMLGYWEEPEKTAEAIDAAGWMHTGDLATMDEAGYCNIVGRIKDMVIRGGENVYPREIEEFLYAHPDIADVQVVGVPDERFGEELCACVRLREGAALGDDEVRGFCRGRVAHFKVPRYIMFVDEFPMTVTGKVQKFRLRDEAVARLGLEGAAAVRSA; via the coding sequence ATGAGCGATCCGGCCTACGCGCACGGCGTGTACGACGTCCCGCTGATCGGGCAGACGATCGGTGCCAACCTCGAGTCGACCGCGGCCCGATTCGCCGACCGCGAGGCGTTCGTGTCCTGCGCGCAGGGCGTGCGCCTGACCTATGCCGAGCTCGACGCGGCGGTCGACCGGCTCGCCACGGGCCTGCTGGACCGGGGCATCGGCCACGGAGACCGGGTCGGGATCTGGGCGCCGAACTGCGTGGAGTGGGCGCTCGTGCAGTACGCGACCGCCAAGGCCGGGGCGATCCTCGTCAACGTCAACCCGGCCTACCGCACGCACGAGCTGGCCTACGCGCTGCGCCAGTCGGGCGTGCGCATGCTGGTGAGCGCCCAGGCGTTCAAGTCGAGCGACTACGTCGCGATGGTGGACGAGGTCGCGGGCGATCTGCCGGCGCTGGAGGAGACGGTGTTCCTCGACGGCGACGCGTGGCGCGAGCTCGCCGCGACGGCGGCGGACCGTGGGCGGATCGCCGAGCGCATGGCGCAGCTGACGTTCGACGACCCGATCAACATCCAGTACACCAGCGGCACGACGGGCTTTCCGAAGGGCGCGACGCTCAGCCACCACAACATCCTCAACAACGGCTTCTTCGTCGGCGAGCTGCTCGGCTGCACCGAGGCCGACCGCATCTGCATCCCCGTGCCGTTCTACCACTGCTTCGGCATGGTCATGGGCAATCTCGCGGCGACGACGCACGGCGCGTGCATGGTCGTGCCGGCGCCGTCGTTCGAGCCGGGCGCCACCCTGCGCGCCGTGGCGCAGGAGCGCTGCACGGCGCTGTACGGGGTGCCGACGATGTTCATCGCCGAGCTGGCCGACCCGAGCTTCGCCGAGCACGACCTGTCGTCGCTGCGCACGGGGATCATGGCCGGCTCGCCGTGCCCGGTCGAGGTCATGCGCCGCGTCGTCGACGAGATGCACATGGACGAGGTCGCCATCTGCTACGGCATGACGGAGACGTCGCCGGTGTCGACGCAGACCCGGGCCGGCGATCCGCTCGACCTGCGCGTCTCGACGGTCGGCCGGCCCGGCCCGCACGTCGAGATCAAGGTCGTCGACCCGGACACGCGCCTGACCGTCGGACGCGGCGAGACCGGCGAGCTGTGCACGCGCGCCTACAGCGTGATGCTCGGCTACTGGGAGGAGCCCGAGAAGACGGCCGAGGCGATCGACGCGGCCGGCTGGATGCACACCGGCGATCTGGCGACGATGGACGAGGCGGGCTACTGCAACATCGTGGGGCGCATCAAGGACATGGTCATCCGCGGCGGGGAGAACGTCTACCCGCGCGAGATCGAGGAGTTCCTCTACGCGCATCCCGACATCGCCGACGTGCAGGTCGTCGGCGTCCCCGATGAGCGCTTCGGCGAGGAGCTGTGCGCGTGCGTGCGGCTGCGCGAGGGCGCGGCGCTCGGCGACGACGAGGTCCGCGGCTTCTGCCGCGGGCGCGTGGCGCACTTCAAGGTGCCGCGCTACATCATGTTCGTCGACGAGTTCCCGATGACCGTCACCGGCAAGGTGCAGAAGTTCAGGCTGCGCGACGAGGCGGTCGCGCGCCTCGGCCTCGAGGGCGCGGCCGCCGTGCGCAGCGCCTGA
- a CDS encoding acyl-CoA dehydrogenase family protein: MDFDLSDDHELLRRTVREFAEGEVAPVAEELDRTKAFPYEIVRKMGELGWMGIPFPEEVGGAGGDTLAYALAVEELTRVDSSVAITLCAHTSLGTQPIYLFGSEEQKADWLPELTAGRKLGAFGLTEPEAGSDAGNTRTRARLDGGEWVIDGAKQFITNAGTDISGVVCITARTGEDEISNIVVPNGTPGYEQGEPYRKMGWNASDTRPLTFTDCRVPEANLLGPRGAGFKQFLHILDIGRIGVAAMGVGLAQGALDQAIAYAKERRAFGKPISKFQAIQSKLADMSTEIEAARLLVYKTALLKDAGRSFTLTAAQAKLKTGRLAVRCSEEAVQIHGGYGYIEEYPVCRFYRDAKILTIGEGTDEVQQMVIARALGA, translated from the coding sequence ATGGACTTCGACCTCTCCGACGACCACGAGCTGCTGCGCCGCACCGTCCGCGAGTTCGCTGAGGGCGAGGTGGCCCCCGTCGCGGAGGAGCTCGACCGCACGAAGGCCTTCCCCTACGAGATCGTCCGCAAGATGGGCGAGCTGGGGTGGATGGGCATCCCGTTCCCGGAGGAGGTCGGCGGCGCCGGGGGCGACACGCTGGCCTACGCGCTCGCCGTCGAGGAGCTCACGCGCGTGGACTCCTCCGTCGCCATCACGCTCTGCGCGCACACGAGCCTCGGCACCCAGCCGATCTACCTGTTCGGCTCCGAGGAGCAGAAGGCCGACTGGCTGCCGGAGCTGACGGCGGGGCGCAAGCTCGGCGCGTTCGGACTGACCGAGCCGGAGGCGGGCAGCGACGCCGGCAACACCCGCACGCGCGCCCGGCTCGACGGCGGCGAATGGGTCATCGACGGCGCCAAGCAGTTCATCACGAACGCGGGCACCGACATCTCGGGCGTCGTCTGCATCACCGCGAGGACCGGGGAGGACGAGATCTCGAACATCGTCGTCCCCAACGGCACGCCGGGCTACGAGCAGGGCGAGCCCTACCGGAAGATGGGCTGGAACGCGTCCGACACGCGGCCGCTGACCTTCACCGACTGCCGCGTCCCCGAGGCGAACCTCCTCGGCCCGCGCGGCGCCGGCTTCAAGCAGTTCCTCCACATCCTCGACATCGGGCGCATCGGCGTCGCGGCGATGGGGGTCGGGCTGGCCCAGGGCGCGCTGGACCAGGCGATCGCGTACGCGAAGGAGCGCCGCGCCTTCGGCAAGCCGATCTCGAAGTTCCAGGCGATCCAGAGCAAGCTCGCCGACATGTCCACGGAGATCGAGGCGGCGCGGCTGCTCGTCTACAAGACCGCGCTGCTCAAGGACGCGGGCCGGTCGTTCACGCTCACCGCCGCCCAGGCCAAGCTGAAGACCGGCCGCCTCGCCGTGCGCTGCAGCGAGGAGGCGGTCCAGATCCACGGCGGCTACGGCTACATCGAGGAGTACCCGGTGTGCCGGTTCTACCGCGACGCGAAGATCCTGACCATCGGCGAGGGCACCGACGAGGTGCAGCAGATGGTCATCGCGCGGGCGCTGGGCGCGTAG
- a CDS encoding ABC transporter permease gives MTALQAAPPRPDPATHDEWTENRPSRRGLPRLELGEAWRHRDLGIVLAQRTLKVRYRQTLLGVAWALLQPLAGLLIFTIVFGRLAKLPSDGLPYAVFVYPAMCLWTYVSTSVSAAAAELPQNPHLVTRVYFPRILSPAAAVLPGLLDFTVALALTAVLFVVYDVAPGPQILLVPLWMAAAAMVAFGIGTWLAAINVKYRDVRQILPFLLQTWFFLSPMVFPSSVVSGDWRWVYALNPLVGLVDGLRWSLVDGPPPPLADIASLVSAVVIVVSGLYYFRSVEDSFADVI, from the coding sequence GTGACGGCGCTCCAGGCAGCTCCGCCCAGGCCCGATCCCGCCACCCATGACGAGTGGACCGAGAACCGTCCTTCGCGGCGCGGGCTGCCGCGGCTCGAGCTCGGCGAGGCGTGGCGGCACCGCGATCTCGGCATCGTGCTCGCGCAGCGCACGCTCAAGGTGCGCTACCGGCAGACGCTCCTGGGCGTCGCTTGGGCGCTGTTGCAGCCGCTGGCCGGGCTCCTCATCTTCACGATTGTCTTCGGCCGGCTCGCGAAGCTGCCGTCGGACGGGCTCCCGTACGCGGTGTTCGTCTATCCCGCGATGTGCCTGTGGACCTACGTCTCCACGTCCGTCTCGGCGGCGGCTGCCGAGCTGCCGCAGAACCCCCACCTCGTCACCCGTGTGTACTTCCCCCGTATCCTGTCGCCCGCGGCGGCGGTCCTTCCGGGGCTCCTGGACTTCACCGTCGCGCTCGCGCTCACGGCGGTCCTGTTCGTGGTCTACGACGTCGCGCCCGGGCCGCAGATCCTGCTCGTACCGCTGTGGATGGCGGCAGCGGCGATGGTCGCGTTCGGCATCGGCACCTGGCTTGCCGCGATCAACGTGAAGTACCGCGATGTGCGGCAGATCCTGCCGTTCCTGCTGCAGACGTGGTTCTTCCTGAGCCCGATGGTGTTCCCGTCCTCGGTCGTGAGCGGCGACTGGCGATGGGTGTACGCGCTCAACCCGCTCGTCGGCTTGGTCGACGGCCTCCGCTGGTCGCTCGTGGACGGTCCTCCACCGCCGCTCGCGGACATCGCCTCGCTCGTGAGCGCCGTTGTGATCGTTGTGAGCGGGCTGTACTACTTCCGCTCGGTCGAGGACAGCTTCGCGGACGTGATCTAG
- a CDS encoding TetR/AcrR family transcriptional regulator yields the protein MAASPTHHRADFARNERRILDAAARVLSERPSAGMAGIATEAGVGRATLYRHFATREELIDALEDELLDAAGMIIAEQSARDDVGPGEALGQIVEELVEVRARYRLLFDWPEREEAHRLDGKRRFEAPLLAIIERGQREGELDSDVPARWVLIAIAGITRRALKGYTEGEIGLEDAKQLARRGLLRGFGA from the coding sequence GTGGCGGCGTCCCCCACCCACCACCGCGCGGACTTCGCACGCAACGAGCGGCGCATCCTCGACGCGGCGGCCCGCGTCCTGTCGGAGCGGCCGAGCGCGGGGATGGCGGGGATCGCGACCGAGGCGGGCGTCGGCCGGGCCACGCTGTACCGGCACTTCGCCACGCGCGAGGAGCTCATCGACGCGCTCGAGGACGAGCTGCTCGACGCGGCCGGGATGATCATCGCCGAGCAGTCGGCCCGGGACGACGTCGGCCCGGGCGAGGCCCTCGGCCAGATCGTCGAGGAGCTCGTCGAGGTGCGCGCGCGCTACCGGCTGCTGTTCGACTGGCCCGAGCGCGAGGAGGCCCACCGGCTCGACGGCAAGCGCCGGTTCGAGGCGCCGCTGCTGGCGATCATCGAGCGCGGCCAGCGCGAAGGCGAGCTCGACTCCGACGTGCCGGCGCGCTGGGTGCTCATCGCGATCGCCGGCATCACGCGCCGCGCGCTGAAGGGCTACACCGAGGGGGAGATCGGCCTCGAGGACGCCAAGCAGCTCGCCCGCCGTGGGCTGCTGCGCGGCTTCGGCGCCTGA
- a CDS encoding sulfotransferase, whose product MYEDVESVCLFIGYTRSGHSLVGTILDAHPEAVIAHERQMFKVGRGENLGASVAYTDRDKMFQALVATSEKHGARGRRGYRRSEPNKLIEGAANGTFTTLRVIGSKRGQETPMAWNANPQVFDQLSELAQAQVRLLHVYRNPWDNISSMTRAVTPERAVRKYFKRAEVIKRFKEESATPLHDVALEDLTANPRDEIRRLAAFYELEAADEWVEACAAVVDPEAQASRHEREWTDEEIAEVVEAKAEIPWLARFPDSPTE is encoded by the coding sequence ATGTACGAGGATGTCGAGAGCGTCTGCCTGTTCATCGGGTACACGCGCAGCGGCCACAGCCTGGTCGGGACGATCCTCGACGCCCACCCGGAGGCGGTGATCGCCCACGAGCGCCAGATGTTCAAGGTCGGCCGGGGCGAGAACCTCGGAGCGAGCGTGGCGTACACGGACCGCGACAAGATGTTCCAGGCGCTCGTCGCCACGTCTGAGAAGCACGGCGCCCGCGGACGCCGGGGCTACCGGCGCAGCGAGCCGAACAAGCTCATCGAGGGCGCCGCGAACGGGACGTTCACGACGCTGCGGGTCATCGGCAGCAAGCGCGGCCAGGAGACCCCGATGGCGTGGAACGCCAACCCGCAGGTCTTCGACCAGCTCTCGGAGCTCGCGCAGGCGCAGGTCCGGCTCCTGCACGTGTACCGCAACCCGTGGGACAACATCTCGTCGATGACGCGCGCGGTCACGCCGGAGCGGGCCGTCCGCAAGTACTTCAAGCGCGCCGAGGTCATCAAGCGCTTCAAGGAGGAGAGCGCGACGCCGCTGCACGACGTGGCGCTCGAGGACCTCACCGCGAACCCGCGCGACGAGATCCGCAGGCTCGCGGCGTTCTACGAGCTCGAGGCCGCCGACGAGTGGGTCGAGGCCTGTGCCGCCGTCGTCGACCCGGAGGCGCAGGCCAGCCGCCACGAGCGGGAGTGGACCGACGAGGAGATCGCCGAGGTCGTCGAGGCCAAGGCCGAGATCCCGTGGCTCGCGCGGTTCCCGGACTCGCCGACGGAGTGA